A stretch of DNA from bacterium:
CCTTCTACGGCCTCGGGGATCTTCGCGTCGCTGTCCAACCGGGATTACACCCTGTTGTGGTGGTCGGGGCTGGTGGCGTTTCTGGCTGTCGGCATGCAGATCTTGGCTCGGGGCTGGCTGGCCATCCAGCTTACCGACAGCAACTCCAGCTTCGCTTTGGTGCTGCTGGCCTTTGGCATCGGCATGGTCACCGTCACCCCATTCGGAGGGGTGGCCGCCGACCGCTTCCCCCGGCGGGCGCTCATTTTGGGGTCGCATGTCTCGCTCACCCTGAGCGCGCTCTGGCTTGGCATCATGATGGTGCTGGGCTTGGAGCAGTTCTGGATGCTCCTACTGGCAGCGGTGATCCAGGGCTCGTCGTTCGCTTTCATGGGACCGGCTCGGATTGCCATGACCGGCGAGGTGGTGGAGCGAGAGCTGCTGTCCAACGCCATCTCGCTCACTCAGTTGACCGTGGCCAGCACCCAGTCGGTGGGACCCTTTGTGGCGGGACTTCTGGCCGACACGCCCGGTTTCGGGTTGGCCGGGGTGTACCTGCTGAGCGCCGGGCTCACCGCAGTAGGGACCGTCCCGGTGCTGATGCTGCCGACGTCGCGCCCGGAGCAGCGGGAGACTCACAGTCCCATTGAAGAGATAGCCGAGGGGGTGGCGTACGTCGCCCGGCAGCCCTATCTGCGGGTAGTGGTGATCTCCACCGCGCTCATGCTGTTGGTGGCTATGCCGTATCTGGCGTTTCTGCCCAAGTACACCGAGAGCGTGTTCGGGGTGGGAGTGCTGTGGCTGGGGGTGCTCCAGGGGGCCAACGCCTTGGGCGGCACCGTGACCGCGCTGCAAGTGGCCCGGATGCGGGACAACGCCCTGCTGTGGCGGTTGCGGATCTTCAGCTTGGGGGCGGTGGCCGCCGGAGTGGCCGTGTTGGCCATCACCCCCAATCACCTGTTGGCGCTGCCGGTGCTCTTCATGCTGGGCGGTGCAGCTACCACCTTCCAAACCGCCAACATGTCGATGTCGCTGCTTCTGGCCGAGCCCGTTTACCACGGCCGGGTGCAGAGCCTGGTGATGGTCGCGTTCAGCGCCCAGAGCCTGGTGGCATTCCCGCTCGGTGCCCTGGCTGATCAGATCGGGCTGCGGGAGATGCACGGCTACATGGCCGCGGCCACGGTATTGGTGGTTGTTTGGTCGGTTTTCGCTGGCCGCAGCGCTCGCCGCCAGACAGAGGCAGCTCGCGGCTAGGCGCGGGCGCTGACCAGCCAGGCGGCGGCACCCATGGTGATGCCGTCGGTGGTGCGGCGGCGTTCGACCATGGCCCCGATGGCGGCTTTGACCCGGTCGATCACATGCACTTCGGCGTTCTCGGGGATGGCCGTTCCGGGCAGCAGGTCCATGTAGTAGCGGACCAGCTCATCAGTGGTGCCGCCACCGATGTTCACCGGCAGGTCGTGGGGAGTGATGTCGATGTCCACCAGCCCGGCTCCGGTGAGGATTGAGCTGATCCGATCGACCGAGGCCAGCGAGAACGGTCCAGGGGCATCGGGAGCCATTGGATCGGGCGGTCCCAGCACCTCGGCCACCGCCCGGCCCGGTTCGGTAACCCAGGAGTTCTCCTCGGGCGCCCGCCAGCAGACGAAGGTCAACCGCCCGCCAGGCCGCAGCGCCCGCCGGAGGTTGGTAAAACCGGCCACCGGCTCGGCGAAGAACATGATCCCCATGCGAGAGAAGGCGGCGTCGCAGTGCCGGGGTTCGAATTGGTGGGCACCGGCGTCGGCCACCACGAATGTGGTGTTGTCCAAACCGGCGTCGGCGACCCGGCGGCGGGCCTCATCCAGCATGGGTGCCGAAACATCCACTCCGGTCACGTGTCCGCCGTTGCCCACCAAGCGGGCCAGCTCCAGAGTGGTAGTGCCGGTGCCGCAGCCGATATCCAGCACGAGCTCGCCAGGGTCGGGATGAAGTCGGGCGATGGCCGCCTCTCCGAGAGGGGCCAGCATGCCGTCCAGCCTCTCCCGATGCTCTATCCACACCGGTCCTCGGTCGTTCCAGTAGGTGCGGAGCGCATCGGCAACGTCGGCCATTGCCCCAGTCTGCCAGAACGCCCCGTCCCTGGGGCAGGCCAAGCACCCCTCCTAGAACGCTGCGGCGTGTGGGCACTCAATCCAGCTACTCCTGCGACACTGTCAGCGAGGCGGGCTACAGTCCCCGGCGGTGAAACCTGCTCCTTTTGAATACCACGCTCCGGAGACGGTGGCCGACGTGGTCAGCCTCCTCGCCGAGCACGGTGACGACGCCAAGCCCCTGGCTGGGGGCCAGAGTCTGGTGCCCATGCTGGCCATGCGACTCACCCGCTTCGAGCACATCGTTGACTTGAACCGGGTGGACGAACTGTTCGGCGTGGAGTCCGACAACGGCGGCGTCCGCATCGGGGCCATGACCCGCCAAGCAGCCGTGGAGACCGATGCAATCGTGGCCGAACGGGTGCCGCTGCTGCACTTGGCCACTCCCCACATCGGCCACTTCCAGATCCGCAACCGGGGCACAATCGGCGGCTCGGTGGCCCACGCCGACCCGGCGTCGGAGTACCCCGCGGTGATTCTGGCTCTGGACGGCACCGCCGAGATCGCCTCGGCGTCGGGCACCCGTGAGGTGCCAGCCGCCGAGTTCTTCGAGTCCACTTTCATGACTGCGGTGGCCTCCGACGAGTTGTTGACCGCTCTGCGATTCCCAGCCTGGGACCAGCCGGCCGGATTCGCTTTCGACGAGATCGCCCGGCGCAGCGGCGACTTTGCGCTGGCCGGCGCCGCGGTGGGCATCGGCACCGATTCCGGGGGGCGCATCAACCGGGCTGCGGTGGGCATGCTGGGCGTGGGTCCCACTCCGCTGCGGGCATCGTCGGTGGAGACGGCGCTGATGGGGTTGGCCGTTGCCGACGCCGACCCCGCAGAGATCGGGCGTCTGGCCGCCGACGACATGGACCCGATCGGCGATGTCCACGCCAGCGCCGAATACCGCCGCCGGGCTGGCTCCACCTTGGTAGGCCGAGTCCTGGCCGATGCTCTGGCGCAGGTTACCACGGAGGATGGCAATGGCTGATCAGATCCCCCTCTCCATGACCGTCAACGGTCGAACCCGGCAAGGAATGGGCGAGCCCCGGCTGACGCTGGCCGACTTCCTGAGGGAGCAGGCCCAGTGTACCGGCGTGCATTTGGGCTGCGAGCACGGGGTGTGCGGTTCGTGTACCGTGCTGATGGACGGCGAGGCGGTGCGGTCCTGTCTGCTGTTCGCGGTGCAGGCCGAAGGCGCCGATATCACCACCGTGGAGGGGCTTGCCCCCGACGACGAGACACTGCACCCGGTGCAAGAGGCGTTCCGCGACTGCCACGGCCTCCAGTGCGGGTTCTGCACCCCCGGATTTGTGGTGTCGGTGGCCGCTTTCTTGGAGGCCAACCCCGATCCGTCCGACGCTGAGATTCGCCACGGGATTGCCGGCAACCTCTGCCGCTGTACGGGCTACCAGGGTATCGTGGCCGCCACCCGCCAAGCCGCCGCCGTCATGAGGGGAGGGGAGTAATGGCCAGCACAGCAGCCGCCGCCCGTTACGTCGGCCAGTCGGTAAAGCGGCTGGAGGACCCCCGCCTGGTCACCGGCCATGGTCGGTATGTAGACGACATCATGCTGCCCGGCATGCTCCACGTGGCCTTCGGGCGCAGCGACCTGGCCCGGGCCGCCATCACCCGTCTCGACACCTCGGCGGCTGAGGCCCTCGACGGCGTCCACGCCGTGTTCACGGGCGCCGACCTGAACTCCCACAACGACTCGCTGCGGGCGTCGCTGCACCCGCCCGAGTCGCCCGCCCCCCCGGCCAACATGCTGGCCGACGGCGATGTGCGCTTCGTGGGCGATCCCTATGTGATGGTGGTGGCCGAGAGCCGCTACATCGCAGAGGACGCCCTCGACCTGATCGACGTGGAGTTCGAGCAGCTCGATCCGGTGGTCAACTACGAGACCGCGGCCGACTCCGACAACCACGTCCATCCCGAACTCGGCGGCAACCTGGCCCACGACCTGCCCGTGCCCAACCCGGCTCAGCAGGACGCCTTCGAGAACGCTGCCCACATCATCACCGAGACCTGGCACCAGCACCGCCAGACCAACGTTCCCATGGAGACCCGGGGCATCGTGGCTTCCTGGCAGCCCCACGCCGGGGTTATGGAAGTGTGGGCCTCCACTCAGAGTCCCCATGAGATGCAACTTGTCGGGGCCCGGGTGCTGGGCATCGGCGAGCACAAGATGGTGGTGCACTTCGGCGACGTGGGCGGCGGCTTCGGCCAGAAGATGTTCCTGGGCCGAGAGGACATGGCGGTGCTGGTGGCAGCCAAGCTCCTGGCCGCCCCGCTGAAGTGGATTGAAGACCGCCGGGAGAACCTGCTGGCCTCCAACCACGCCCGCATCGAGCAGATGACCGTGGCCATGGCGGTGGACGAGAACGGCAATTTCTTGGCCGCCGACTTAGACCAACTGGAAGACGACGGCGCCTATCCCTTGGGCGGCCCGGCCACTCCCGGCGCCATGGCCACCATGCTCTATCCCGGCCCGTACCGGATGGGACCGGTGAGCTGGCGGGCCCGCACGGTCTACACCAACACCTGCGGCCGGGGGGCCTACCGGGGCCCATGGCAGATGGAGAGCGTGGCCCGAGAGCAGATGATCGACCGGGTGGCCCGGGAGATCGGCATGGACCCCCTTGAGCTGCGCCGCCAAAACGTGCTGAAGCCCGAAGACCTGCCCTATCAGGTGTCCACCGGGCTCTTTTTCGAGACCACCATCTCGCCGGATCAGACCCTGGAGCAGGCTGCCGAGATGATCGGCTACGACGACTTCCGGGCCGAGCAGGCCAAGGCCCGCACCGAAGGCCTCTATCTGGGCCTGGGCATGGCCTTGTACATCGAGCCGACTTCGATGGGCATGGGTCCGCTGGGCACCGAGTCGGCCATGTTGCGGGTGGAGGTGGACGGCCACGTCAACGTGTTCATGGGCACCGGCTCGCACGGCCAGAGCCTGGAGACCACCATCGCCCAGCTTGTGGCCGACGAGCTCGGGGTGCGCCCTGAAGACGTCACCTTGCACCAGGGCCACGGCTCCGGCTACGGGTTCGGCACCGGCGGCAGCCGCTCGGCGGTCATCGCCGGCAGCGCGGCCCGGGCCGCGGCCTCGGGCGTGCGAGACAAGGTGGTGGCCATCGCCGCCCACCTGATGGAGGCCTCGGCCGACGACCTAGAGGTGGCCGACGGGGTGATCTCGGTCAAGGGCACACCGGCGGCCTCGATGACGATGGCCCAGGTTGCGGCCACCGCCTACCAGAACTCCGACGCACTGCCGCCGGGGGTCGAGGCTGGCCTTGAGCACACTGCCCGCTACAAGGCCCCGCCCTCCACCCACTCCAACGCCTGCCACATCTGCACCTGCGAGCTGGATCCCGACACCGGCAAGGTCACGCTTTTGCGCTATGTGGTGAGCGAGGACTGCGGGGTCCTGATCAACCCCATGGTGGTCGATGGCCAGATCGCCGGTGGGGTGGTGCAGGGTATCGGCGGCGTGCTCTATGAGCACTGCGTCTACGACGAGAGCGGCAATCCGCTGGCGTCCACCTTTCTCGACTACCTGGTGCCCACTGCTGCCGAAGTGCCCGATCTGGAGACCGGCCATGTGGTGGTGCCCTCCGACACTCCCGGCGGGCACAAGGGCACCGGGGAGGGCGGTGCCATCGGGGCGCCCCCGGCGGTGTTCAACGCGGTGGCCGACGCACTGGCCCCATTCGGGGTCTATCCCAACCGCCAGCCGCTCGACCCCAATGCGGTGCTCGGCCTGATCGCCTCGGCATCCGATTAGCTCCCCACCCCCAGTCTCGGGATCCGGCGCAGCTGGCGCGGCGCCGGCCAGAGCCGGAATGGGCGCGGGCATGTGGGCCGCGGCGGTCGGCATCTTCTTGTTCAGCTGGGGACCGGTATTCGTCCGCGACAACGAGTTCGGTGCGCTCCCGTTCGCCTTCTGGCGGCTGCTCGGAGCAGCGGCGTGGGCAGTGGCCGCGCTGTACCTGCGGGGTGGCCGGCTGGACCGCCGGGTGCTGCGCCACTCTCTGGCCGGCGGGATGGTGTTCACCGTCAACGCCATCACGTTCTTCTCCGCCATCAAGACCACTTCGGTGGCCAATGCCATGGTCATCGGCGCCACCGCCCCGATCTTCCTGCTGTGGGCGGCCGGTCGAGTCTTCAAGGAGCGGATCAGCTACCGGGTGATCGTGGCCACGCCGGTGGCCATCGCCGGGATGGCGATGATGCTGCTGGGTCGCTCGGGGGGCTCCGGTGATGGGTCGCTGTCGGGCGACGTGCTGGCGGTGGTGGCCGTGCTGGCCTTTGCCGGATACCTGATCGCCTCCCGCATTGCCCGCAACCACCTGAGCGCCCTGGAGTACCAGGCCGGATGGTCCACCATCTCCGCCGTCTTGATGCTGCCCATATCGCTGCTGTCGTTCGACCCCCTGTTTATCGGCGATGCTTGGAGCTGGGGAGTTGCCGGAACCATGGCGGTGACGGCTGGGATGGCCCATTTGTTGGTCAACTACAGCCACCGGTATGTGTCGTTGCGGGCCATATCGCTTCTGAACATGACCGCCCCGGGCCTCGCCATCATGTGGGCCTGGTTCTTGTTTGACGAGCAGATCGGCGGATTGCAGTGGCTGGGAGTTCCCCTCGTGGTGATTTCGGTGCTGGCCGTCATATTGGATGAGTGAGAAGGGCGAATTTCGACCTTGTCCAGTGAATTGGATGAGTGAGCCAGCCTGCTAACAGGGTAAAATCTCAGGTTGATCCGGGGTAGCTCAACCGGCAGAGCAAGCGGCTGTTAACCGCTAGGTTGTGAGTTCGAGTCTCACCCCCGGAGCCAAACCGGCATCAAACCAACGGGCTCGTCGTTCTAGGCTGTCAGCGGGCCCGTAGCTCAGTGGTCAGAGCAGGCGACTCATAATCGCTCGGTCGCGGGTTCGATCCCCGCCGGGCCCACTTAGACCAGAACCTGTTCAGACGCCTGTGCCGCGACCCGC
This window harbors:
- a CDS encoding MFS transporter yields the protein MSDAGPSTASGIFASLSNRDYTLLWWSGLVAFLAVGMQILARGWLAIQLTDSNSSFALVLLAFGIGMVTVTPFGGVAADRFPRRALILGSHVSLTLSALWLGIMMVLGLEQFWMLLLAAVIQGSSFAFMGPARIAMTGEVVERELLSNAISLTQLTVASTQSVGPFVAGLLADTPGFGLAGVYLLSAGLTAVGTVPVLMLPTSRPEQRETHSPIEEIAEGVAYVARQPYLRVVVISTALMLLVAMPYLAFLPKYTESVFGVGVLWLGVLQGANALGGTVTALQVARMRDNALLWRLRIFSLGAVAAGVAVLAITPNHLLALPVLFMLGGAATTFQTANMSMSLLLAEPVYHGRVQSLVMVAFSAQSLVAFPLGALADQIGLREMHGYMAAATVLVVVWSVFAGRSARRQTEAARG
- a CDS encoding class I SAM-dependent methyltransferase, which produces MADVADALRTYWNDRGPVWIEHRERLDGMLAPLGEAAIARLHPDPGELVLDIGCGTGTTTLELARLVGNGGHVTGVDVSAPMLDEARRRVADAGLDNTTFVVADAGAHQFEPRHCDAAFSRMGIMFFAEPVAGFTNLRRALRPGGRLTFVCWRAPEENSWVTEPGRAVAEVLGPPDPMAPDAPGPFSLASVDRISSILTGAGLVDIDITPHDLPVNIGGGTTDELVRYYMDLLPGTAIPENAEVHVIDRVKAAIGAMVERRRTTDGITMGAAAWLVSARA
- a CDS encoding xanthine dehydrogenase family protein subunit M, giving the protein MKPAPFEYHAPETVADVVSLLAEHGDDAKPLAGGQSLVPMLAMRLTRFEHIVDLNRVDELFGVESDNGGVRIGAMTRQAAVETDAIVAERVPLLHLATPHIGHFQIRNRGTIGGSVAHADPASEYPAVILALDGTAEIASASGTREVPAAEFFESTFMTAVASDELLTALRFPAWDQPAGFAFDEIARRSGDFALAGAAVGIGTDSGGRINRAAVGMLGVGPTPLRASSVETALMGLAVADADPAEIGRLAADDMDPIGDVHASAEYRRRAGSTLVGRVLADALAQVTTEDGNG
- a CDS encoding (2Fe-2S)-binding protein; protein product: MAMADQIPLSMTVNGRTRQGMGEPRLTLADFLREQAQCTGVHLGCEHGVCGSCTVLMDGEAVRSCLLFAVQAEGADITTVEGLAPDDETLHPVQEAFRDCHGLQCGFCTPGFVVSVAAFLEANPDPSDAEIRHGIAGNLCRCTGYQGIVAATRQAAAVMRGGE
- a CDS encoding xanthine dehydrogenase family protein molybdopterin-binding subunit; this encodes MASTAAAARYVGQSVKRLEDPRLVTGHGRYVDDIMLPGMLHVAFGRSDLARAAITRLDTSAAEALDGVHAVFTGADLNSHNDSLRASLHPPESPAPPANMLADGDVRFVGDPYVMVVAESRYIAEDALDLIDVEFEQLDPVVNYETAADSDNHVHPELGGNLAHDLPVPNPAQQDAFENAAHIITETWHQHRQTNVPMETRGIVASWQPHAGVMEVWASTQSPHEMQLVGARVLGIGEHKMVVHFGDVGGGFGQKMFLGREDMAVLVAAKLLAAPLKWIEDRRENLLASNHARIEQMTVAMAVDENGNFLAADLDQLEDDGAYPLGGPATPGAMATMLYPGPYRMGPVSWRARTVYTNTCGRGAYRGPWQMESVAREQMIDRVAREIGMDPLELRRQNVLKPEDLPYQVSTGLFFETTISPDQTLEQAAEMIGYDDFRAEQAKARTEGLYLGLGMALYIEPTSMGMGPLGTESAMLRVEVDGHVNVFMGTGSHGQSLETTIAQLVADELGVRPEDVTLHQGHGSGYGFGTGGSRSAVIAGSAARAAASGVRDKVVAIAAHLMEASADDLEVADGVISVKGTPAASMTMAQVAATAYQNSDALPPGVEAGLEHTARYKAPPSTHSNACHICTCELDPDTGKVTLLRYVVSEDCGVLINPMVVDGQIAGGVVQGIGGVLYEHCVYDESGNPLASTFLDYLVPTAAEVPDLETGHVVVPSDTPGGHKGTGEGGAIGAPPAVFNAVADALAPFGVYPNRQPLDPNAVLGLIASASD
- a CDS encoding DMT family transporter; amino-acid sequence: MGAGMWAAAVGIFLFSWGPVFVRDNEFGALPFAFWRLLGAAAWAVAALYLRGGRLDRRVLRHSLAGGMVFTVNAITFFSAIKTTSVANAMVIGATAPIFLLWAAGRVFKERISYRVIVATPVAIAGMAMMLLGRSGGSGDGSLSGDVLAVVAVLAFAGYLIASRIARNHLSALEYQAGWSTISAVLMLPISLLSFDPLFIGDAWSWGVAGTMAVTAGMAHLLVNYSHRYVSLRAISLLNMTAPGLAIMWAWFLFDEQIGGLQWLGVPLVVISVLAVILDE